TCTCAATGCACGCTCTCTCTCCTGAATCCAGGGAAAGCAAATGATGGAAATGACAGAAGATTTCAAGAATCAACAGACATAGTTCAACACTCAACATTCAAGCAGAAAAAATACCTGACCTGCATTTTTTGAATTAGAGGAAACTAAAGATAGGACAAAATTGAGAAACAACGCAGAAAGAGTTGCAGAAATAAGTCAACTCAGAGATATTGAGACCCTATAAGAAGGGAAATAGGCTTACCACTTGCACTTTGTCGCCATGGATAGCAGCGGAGCGGTAACCTTGCCTGCACAACCAACGTTCCAGTGCATCTGCTCCTCTCTTCGTCTCTACAAAGATCAGTGTCAAACCAGCACCCTGGAAGAGGGCAATGTCATATACATAAACAAAGATGATGTATGGAAGCAAGAAATAAGTGCAGCTCAACAGCTGCACATTACCTCAGTGATTTGGGAAGTGAGAAGATTAATCAGATACTCTCGTTTCTTCATGTCAGGGACATATTCAACTCTTTGAATAATGAGAGTGGTGCTAGAACCAACCTTTCCAGCAGCTAGAAATATGTAGTTGGATAGAAAATCTGATGCAAGCCTCTGAAAGAACAAGTTTAAGTGATCAGAACCAAATTAGGTGGaagaatcataaaaaaaaaataatcaatccTACACTATAAAGCAGTCAAGAGTCTGTCATCCTCCTTTCCATGTTCTAGTACAAATTTATGTCACTTCATTCAAATATTCTTAGTTTATTATAAAGAAACAAGTAGGATTCAGCTTTGCTAGAATGAAAAAAGTCCATGATGCCTACAAAAATCACTCTACAATACATTCTTGTAGACTGACCTTAATTTCAGCTGGAAATGTTGCACTGAAAAGCATAGTCTGCCTTGCACCTGGTGGAGGCATCCCCGACTGCTGAACAATCCTGCGCACTTGGCGTTCAAAGCCCATATGAAGCATCCTGTCAGCTTCATCCAATGCCAAATACTTGACATTCTTAAGGGACACTCGCCTTCTTTCGATCAGGTCTACAAGTCGGCCTGGAGTAGCAACCAAGATGTCCACACCCCTTGCCAGATTTTGCAACTACAACAAGCAAGAATCATAGTTTCACACAATTTAAGAGAGTTCATGAGGTTGAAATTATGTTATAAATCAAGTTcaactattattttttggtcATTCTATAAGATTGATCATTGTACGAATGAAAAGTTGCTATATAGATATGCGTATAATTTATTCCATTTCATGTCGACCAGAGAAATATAATATGGTAATGCCTTTTACATTTGGATCAACAAACAAGAATCATAATCCTACAAAAGTTATTATTGCATGAATGTTACAATTgatattccaatttttttctcattctatAAGGTTGGAGATTATTGCATGAATGTTAAGTTGCTATGTACATATGCATGAAACttattcaatttcttttcaaGCAACAAAAGTATGATATGATAATGCCTTTGATTTTGAGATGTGGatcaataaacaaaaaacataatatatgGAATACTCTAAAAGAGTTGTAATAGTCAACCCACAAGAAATGGAAATATTAGCGTAAATGAGAAGTTTGTATGTAGATATGCTCATATGCATATAATTTATTCCCATTCCATTTCAACCCACAAGAAATACAATATGAAAACGCCTTAGATATTTGGATCAACAAACAAGAATCATAATTCTACCAGAGTTGAGAGAGCTTGTCATGTGTTAGAAATGATGTTATAACTGACTTgtttcttccttctttttttggtCATATATAAGCCTGGCTATCATTGCATGAATGAGTTTGTTATATTGATATACATGTAACTATTCCATTTTATATCAACAAACAAagatataatatgataatggCATTGAGAAGACTGTTGAAAGATTGGAGATCATCAGCAACAGGTTTGTTGAAAGATTGGAGATCATTGCATGAATGAGAAGTTTCCATGTAGATATATatgcatgttattttaattcatttcattcaatcaaaaaaaacatagtactaATATGGTAATGTATGAGATTTGGATTCACCCTACATGTttaaaacatcaaatattACCACCATATAATAGTTACATGAACACGTCAAACACTACAATAAACTTAtcagttttaaaaattacaactaaacaaattgaaaaacacatttcaaataaataatataaatacaaattaaaaataacaaaagtaaaGCATGGACTAAATTGATgtgaaacataaaaataaataaagtgcaaACTGAATCATCttcgaatttcaaaatctcATAGTCGTAGACCAAAAAGAGTTTAGATTTTTTCTGAAAGGCAGACTCTAAGGAACAACTCTCGCAGAGAAATGAATAAGGCTGTAAACCTGTTGAAAAATAGGAGCTCCACCATAAGCAACCACCACTTTGACTCCAGTTTGATACGAAAACTTTTTGGCCTCCTCATCAATCTATAATACATCAAAGCCAAAAcaaccaaaatcaaacatgTATTAGtcactaaaatttcaaattgctcataaaatttgaaacgGAATTATATGGAAGCACAAAACCCCAATTTAATAATTCTTGACAGTTTTATAATGTGGCAAAAGGCTATTCAACACTTGCATTATCATTAAAACATGATCTGTTATAACGTGAAATAGGATTTCGGTAAAGTATAGACAAATTTTTGTGAAATGAATTTGGTGAGAACGAAAAAAGCATGAAGGTAGGTAGCAGAATACCGCAATCAATGATCAACAGAGCGAGAGAGGTTTAAATGAAACAGAGACTTATACAGTACTAACATATACTCCAATGTGTGTGTAAAATAGTTGAAGTGGACCTGACAGGACAGCTCCCTAGTGGGAGCCAGAATGAGCGCGACAGGGAAAGCCGTAGCGCCGGCGGAAATACGGCGTATGGTCATCCGCGTCTTATCAACCACAATAGCGTTGATAATAGGGAAACAGAAGGCGGCAGTCTTCCCAGATCCCGTCTGAGCACACGCCATCAAATCCCTACCGATCATGGCGACCGGAATGGCGTGGCTCTGGATAGGGGTCGGCTTCACGTAGTTGCAGCGCCGTATGTTGTCGTTCAAGGACTTGGCCGAGAATCTCATCTCCTGAAATGACGTCACCGGCGGCGGAATGTCCACCCCTTCGGCCTCCACAGGCACGCTGCCTTTCTCTTCTTCGCCAACATCCAGCTCGTCGAACTTGTCTGCGAGATGGGAGGGACCGAAGCCGGGTGCCGGATCGGCGAACCATGGCGAGGACATAGCTGTGTGtttgaaaaagagagagaatggtgtgtttgaaaaagagagagaagggtgAGTGAGTGTTGTATTTGtgaaatgaaaaggaaaaggagaaGAGAGGGACAGAGGGATGATATATCACAAAAACGGCATGTGTGTTTTAGTGCGTGGAATATGGCCTTGTCGTTATTATTgggtgagagagagaagggggTGTGTGTCTGTGTGCGTAGTACGGACCTGGCTACAGAATCACATCACTCGTCATTTTATGGGGAAGAGACGAAGATTGATCCAGATGGGTAAATGAAGAGTTCCAATTCTCCAGCGGGGaaggatcccctgctgtggtgAAAACCACAGCAGCCAGATGCTGTGTGCCAAAACGCAAATTTTTAATCACTAAACGGCAGCAAATTTGATATACTATACTATTCCTTTTATCTATTACAGTAATTCATTAATTCCCCACCCGCCcaccaaaatttattctttaattagAATTCTTTTGTTAATCcttttagttagttattttattaataatatatagattttattatttgatgttccaacaaaaatattactactacaagaAAACAAGTGTGTTGTGGTTAACAGAAATGtagtactatttctttttcgttaatatttttatccttttctatggaatatttttgctacttattttagttttaactcactttacagatgaatttaaagtattattttactgcacaaacaaataaatatattctattaaaagaataaaaataataaagaaaataagtaaatttttgttaaactACAGtacacacttttttcttttaatatttttttatagaatacctttaatattttaataataaaatctacataaagttatattattaaagtaacctataactaaaattaaaaggttttACAAAAAACATTTAGAAATcctaataaagaaaaatattgtacGTATCtttaaagtatataaaaataagatgtAAATGGATTAATGAATAAAGTTTTGTGGGCGAGGATTAAATGAATTGTACTCCACATCATAATGCTGCCGTTTAGTGAATAAAAATCTGCGTTTAAGCGCACAGCATCTAGTGCTGTGGTTTTCACCACAGCAGGTGATCCTTCCCCTTCTCCAGCAAcgtttcaatttattttctttattcaattattcaatgCCTTTCATTTCTTCCTTCACgcagaattaatttttttaagtatacAGAATGGAGTActtaaaattaagaatatcTTGTAATGCCTAGTATTGGGTTTTGACACTAATGGCTTCAGAGCCAAGAAGAGATGATGCTCAACTGGCTGCAGACGAAGAACAAGTGTTGAAATTGGAACTGGAATTAGAGGAAACGGCTCAAAAATTACTCGACTACCGAACCACTCTCCCGGGAAAACTTAGCTCCACCATTTCTTCGCTTCTTCAATCTCAAAGGCCTGTGCTTCCATTTCCGGACTCGGATGCTGGCGTCAGCCAAGGTTAGTGATTTATTCTTTTTGGAGagatttattcatttatttttggaaagttagaaataataagaataatgttttacttttttgataaattacaTATAGACATGAATTTGACTGATTCTGGATGCAGGTTTCGGTGctattgaaattttcattttaaaagatTTATGTTGTCTGGTTTTTATTGGATACTTTTCGGTCAccaaaaatgtataaattatcAAGCTGGTAAGTTCAACCAAATACCCTCTTTATCTACAAATTCTAATGCATAGAAGTTGCACATACATACTCCAAAATTCATGTTTAAAATCCACAACTTAATCAACACATTCTACCCAAATCACTCTTTTACccaagtaatataaatgagtTGAGCAAATCAAGTATACAATAATAATGCAAGACAATCCAATAGTTCACTAGTGTTACCTACCATATATATTAATGTCATTTGAATCCAAACACAGCTTCTaccatataaaatttttaaatgataagttACAGGGTTTTTAAATGACATCACAGCTTATTGGAGAGTGCCAAGGCCCCAAGGCATCCAAATGCTTCCTgctaaagaaaagaaaaggttataattacaaataatactccctccatttcctaaaaatagaacttTTCTTTCTGGCAagtttactaaaaatagaaattttccattttagaaaatagacCCCACAATCCATTAAAACTAATTCCACTGCCTTTTCTCTTCCTGTCTCATACTTTacccattttttcttttcatctctcttactttaccaatttgcACTAAAATCCGGGTGTTTtcaaagtttctatttttaggaaacggagggagtaagtgTAACAGATTTGGCAACAAGATGGGCCATCTGAATTTTCCTAATCTTAGAACATCTGGATCTggaaagcaagaaaaaaactactccataGTTAAGAATTTGAAAAGATGCAGTCACAGCAATGAGTTCTCCAACATTAAGGAGCATCTATAATCTCATTGCATAATGGGTGATGGATTGCAAGGTTGTTAACATTAAGCAGCACCAGCATATATATGCCCATTGCATAACCGAGAAGGATTTTATGCTTGTTACCTTTCACACATCAATCACGAATTAATGAACCGATAAAGCAATAGTTGACAATGACACAGTTAAGCTGGCAAGAAACTTAACATCATCACAACTACTAACATCATAGTAGTAAACATAGAGGAGTGCTTTTGTTGATAACCTtgtgaaatcaaaattttgcGCCCATGATTCTGTAACTCTACTCTTACAGTACGTCATCCAGAAACTGTGCGTGAAAGTAACTACAGTATAATGGAGCAATATATAGATTCGGATTCCACAATACATTATTATCATCAGCAAACAATTACCCATGATGCATA
The genomic region above belongs to Salvia hispanica cultivar TCC Black 2014 chromosome 3, UniMelb_Shisp_WGS_1.0, whole genome shotgun sequence and contains:
- the LOC125214078 gene encoding DEAD-box ATP-dependent RNA helicase 52C-like yields the protein MSSPWFADPAPGFGPSHLADKFDELDVGEEEKGSVPVEAEGVDIPPPVTSFQEMRFSAKSLNDNIRRCNYVKPTPIQSHAIPVAMIGRDLMACAQTGSGKTAAFCFPIINAIVVDKTRMTIRRISAGATAFPVALILAPTRELSCQIDEEAKKFSYQTGVKVVVAYGGAPIFQQLQNLARGVDILVATPGRLVDLIERRRVSLKNVKYLALDEADRMLHMGFERQVRRIVQQSGMPPPGARQTMLFSATFPAEIKRLASDFLSNYIFLAAGKVGSSTTLIIQRVEYVPDMKKREYLINLLTSQITEGAGLTLIFVETKRGADALERWLCRQGYRSAAIHGDKVQVERERAL